Part of the Peromyscus leucopus breed LL Stock chromosome 6, UCI_PerLeu_2.1, whole genome shotgun sequence genome, TCATTAGTTCAAAGAGTCTAAATTAAATAGCTAGCCTAATTTCTCACCAGTTTTGGCACCCTGCCTCAAAGTCTCTGTAGCCATCCACCCAGGTTCTGCTGGCACATTGCCATTGGTGGGAAGCTCTTTCTGTGGCGGGCCTATTCTCCATCagttagcttttttctttttcatttttttttttaaagacagtctcactatggagtcctgtctggtctggaacttgctgtgtatagatcaggctggccttgaactcacagagacctgcttgcctctgccttcaaagtcCTAGGtataaaggtgtgtgacaccaccaaCTTTTGAAACTCAAATTCACACAGATGAAGCCTTTTTCCACAAAGGGCTTATGCCGACTGTCCCCACTGTTTCTCCTTCAGTGTTCATTTTTGTCCTGTTTGCCGTGAAGTAAAGCATCATCGGCTCTTCAGTTCTTGATCAGAGGTGTTTATTTCCTGTGGCCATCTGAGCCCTCCGACAGGAGTTTCAAGCCCCCTCACCATGATGCTCACACCTCATTGGACTTCACTCTGTCAGCTAGTGTTCCTGGGGTTTAGAATTAGAAATAATCGTGGTGTTTCACATTTTGTCTTACGGAGGGTACCCAGGAAACCGGCATTAGATTTTGATGAATACATCCTGTAAGACACTCATGCATTCTAATATCCCCACCCCAGctcaggctgggggtgggggttgagtaTCTcttggttttcctttataatttgtTCCTCTTAGGCTTACTGTTTCAATAAGCACTAAGGCAGGTGACGTTACAACAGCAGTCCTGAGGAGTGTCTGTCTGCAGTCTGTTAGGAGGTTTGCAATGCCACTCCACCCCCCTCCTGTCATTTCGTGAGATTCAGGCCCTGTCTCGTGTCTCCTGCCTTTCTGTCaggccccctccctctcctcatgGCTGTAAATGTGGGGGTGCTCTAGGCTGTGATCTTTGATCCACACTCCCAGCCCTCGTGACCTTACCTAGTTTTGCAGTTTTGATTAGCATGGCCTGGCTTCTGAGTTTATGTCGCCTGTCTAGGATTTCCCTTACATTCTTCACGCCCACAGGCAATTGTCCAGTGTTTCCCCTTAGCTGTCTCTGTCCAggcttttctcttccatttctgacTCATACGCTGTTCAGAGTTCTCCTGGACTGAACTTACCCTACACccatttctccatgttctctctGCCATTCCTCAGACCAGCTCTTGTTGGCATTTCTCCTCCTCAAGGAACTCTCTTCATGTGGTGCCAGCCTGAGTCCCACCTCATCCTATCCTCCCACATATTTTCTGTTAGTAGATCCTTTTGGCTGCCCCAACTAAACATGCGTATCCCGAGCACGTCTTACCGTACTTCCAACAGCCTGATCTCAgagtcctctttctccttttggcTTGCTGCTGGACAGTGACTGCAGccttgtttctgcctctgtggTCCAGCTGAAAGAAAGTTGCCAGGTCAGTCAGTTAGAGCTGCTTTCCGAGATTGCAGAGGGAGGCTTCCCCAGGATGGAAAGTTCTCTCATCTCTAGCCCCCTATCatggttccttttctgttgctgtaacaacattgtgaccatgaccaaagcaacttagaaaagaaagtgtttaattgggtgtaggtttcagagggtcagagccTGTGATGGCAGAACAGAAGCATATTGGCAGGAATAGTGGAGCGCTCAGATCTTCATCtgaaagggagaggcagagagagcacattGGAAATGATGAGATGTTTAAAGCCTCATAGCACACCCGAAGTGTATgagtcagggctctctagagtAATGGAAGTTATAGAGTGAATCTCTGTGTATATAGAAAGAAATTTATCAGAATGACTTACAGACTGTGGTCccgctaatccaacaatggctgtttatgaacagaaagtccaagaatccaatagttgtccAGTACAtggggctggatgtctcagctgatcagtatatgctggaatcccaaagaagtaggctctgatgccagtgaaggaatggactgaAATCGAGGAGAGATttcaagcaggcaaagagcaaaagcttccttcttccatgtccttacataggcttccagcagaaagtgtggcccaggTTAGAGATTTCATCTTCAGCCTCAAAagatctagattaaaggtgtgtcttcctacctcaatctAATCCAGATTACCTTCCAAGTGACACGTAATCTGGATTCTGGTTACACTTACTTTACTAAGATACTATCAGTAAATAAGTAaccacacccccctcccccatagtGTTCATGGTTGGGAAACCTGTTATGTTCTCCTTCCTCAGGGAAGCACAGTGAATATGAACCTCATGGGATGGCTCTATACTAAGATTGAAACTGCACTGGGTTCAGCTGGCCACACGACCCTAGGAGTGACACTCATGATTGGTGAGTGAGTCTTTCTGTCCCACGTCTGGTCCTTTGGAGGCCTGTCATGGGAGATACTGTGCCGAAGAGGAAAGAACTCTAGACTCAGTGCCAGActtctgtgctgctgctggcgtGTGATTTTGTTTCCATAGTTTGCTAGTTCTTCTGACTGTTTAGAAATAGACCATCATATCTTTGTGCTTTAATTGCCATTTCTGAAACAGGATCCGATTGGCCCTTGTGTCCCTCAGTGCTTTTATTTGTGTATTGTACGTTCAGTGGGACTGAGTGTGTGAGGTGAGGTCAGCCAGGGAGTGTGTCCAGGGGAGCTCATAGTCACAGACAACAGGAGGAAGACGGGGGCCCTTGGGCTCAGGCTCGGCCAGGACACTAGAGTGATGTGGTGGGGAGCCCACCAAGCTGAAAGCCAGGAGCCTCGGCTCATTCTTTGCTGCCCATAACTAGTCCTTTTATCTAGGACGAGATAATTTATCTCCATTTTCTGAAAAGTTTTGGGTCTCGGCGTACTCCTGTGTGCGTGTGGCGTGGTAGGCTGTCCTTAGCCCTGACTCTGGATGCCTTTGCTCAGTGGCTGCACTGTGGCTCTTTATGCAGTGTGCTGCTTCTCCCAGCCCTTGGCCTTTTCTAAAACTTCTCTCCTTTATTTAGGGGGTGTGACATGCATTCTTTCACTAATCTGTGCCTTGGTCCTTGCTTATTTGGACCGGAGAGCAGAGAAAATCCTTCATAAAGAACAAGGAAAAACAGGTACGTCGTCAGCGTGAAAGGAGAGTGGGACTCAGGGGACCTTTAATGATACTTTACAGTGGCTGAGACACAGTGCAGCGCTGTGGTGCTGAATGTTTATATTTCCAGGTTCATTTCTGCTCGTCCTAAATTTCTGTATGTATTCCTCTGTTGAAACATTATGACAGAATGTacattcttgattttgttttgtatattagTAAAATGATTTTAGTTCCATGGAAGGGAAAaactataactttttttttttccttcctattacTTGGTAAGTTATCTCAGAGATGCTGTTTGtggaattttctagaaaaaaatttttttaattatataaataaaaatgatgccTATAGATGAAAGGTCCTCAGGTTTTATGAACTATTACGTCTTCCCTTTCTCAAGGTGAAGTCATTAAGCTGACTGATATAAAGGACTTCTCCTTGCCCCTGTGGCTGATCTTCCTCATCTGCGTCTGCTACTACGCAGCGGTGTTCCCTTTCATCGGGCTGGGCAAGTGAGTATTCTCCAGCCTTCCACCTGTAAGTCACAGCGAGCGCTGAGTCACGTCAACGCGTGGGCACTTTCTGTAGTTCGTTTTGCTCCTCTGGACAGGGTGCATATTTAGACCAATGATTTTTATGTTCTGGGATACAGGCTTAACATTGTTTTAATACTTTCATTATTGTCTTGAAGACatgcttttaaaatttcctttctgttcttggaTCAGGAGGCTGTTTACTGTGACTGAAAACTTGTACCTTGGCTCCTGTCCACTCAGGGCCGATGCTGCCCAATTAGATGCAAGGTTCAAGCAGGTTCCTGCTTGCTTTGTCTGCTTCTTGCCTCATCCACTGGCCGCCGCAGTGTGAgagtgcaaatgtgtgtgtgggaCTGTGGTTTTATGTCTGTATAGCCTTTAAAACCCACACACTCACTATTTATTACATAGTAAAGGAACTCCGCCGTTCTGCCTTTAATTGGGTGTTCTGAAAATGTGTGGGCCAACCCTAGTTTAGTCTGTGAAATAGTTCCTTGAGAGCTGGAGCTGCAGCAGATGGCTGGATGATGATGGATAAGAGATAACGGTAGGAGAACAGTATTGGAGAAGAAAAGCTTGTTAGACGTTAGAGTTACCTTTAACTTGTCTTTATTTCTTGAACACAGAGTAGTTCTTTCTAATGTatgcacttttctttttaattttagagttttcttcatagagaaattcagattttCTTCCCAGTCAGCAAGTGCAATTAACAGGTATTTGATGTAATTCTGTAAGTTCTTGTTGCATGTGATATGGGGTATTCATAAGCACAGGCCCTGCATAGAGGCTGCAAACATTGTGTAACCAcgcccccctccccaacactgCAGACTCCATTCACAAGGGCCAGGCTTTGCATTAAGGGAAAAAACCCAAAGAATTctcagattgatttttttctgattctatttGCGGGTCGTCATTTTAGATGAGTGCTACATTAACCAACTTAGGCTTGCTTAGTCTGGTAGTTTTAGAGACTCTGTGCTGCATTTTGTTAACTTCTTGCCCTCTCTGGGCAGTATCGTGTATGTCATATCAGCTCCCATGTCCCCAGTATTTGGACTCCTGGTGGATAAAACTGGGAAGAACGTCATCTGGGTTCTGTGTGCAGTTGCTACCACCCTCGTGTCCCACATGATGCTGGCTTTCACCTTCTGGAACCCCTGGATTGCTATGGTAATGTCTAGGGGATGGTCAGGGCTTCAGAGAGAACCCCAAGTCCATGTTGGGTGTGCCCAGCAaacccagctggtggtgctgagGGGGAGGTGACTTGGTGTTAATTTTGagaaagtaaacatttttttttaagaaaaggattatCAATTATTAATGTGTaaggtttgtttttcatttggctTATTTAGTAGGGAACCTCCAAAGCTGAAGTAGAGTTTGAAACAGAATAGTTTTATGACTGGAAAGCTAATTACTTGCGTTTATTTTTCTGAActacattaaaataaatcctttcattAAAAGCACTGTCCAGACTCTTAGTAGGTCTAAAAGGTGACCGCAAGTCCATGACGTTTTTGTTGACTTTTGTGTGAGTTTTCAGAGTACAGTCTGAAGTGCTCTGTCCCTTACCTGTTGGTGCAGGGGCATCTTGAGCATCAGAATTTGTGGTGGGCAGTTCCCCGGAAGTCTTCCTGTAGGGACCTCCAGGCCCTAGGAGTGGAGTGCTGCTGTAGAGCTTTGCACAGTGAATATCCTCTGTTCGATCGATGCTCAGGGACTTCCTCCTCATCTGTAACAGTGCACAGATGTGTCCGTTTTCCTGGCTAGTGTTGGGTGTCAGCATTATTTCTACATGTACCAGTCTGATAGGTACATGTAATAACTTAATTTACATTcaactcactttcttcttttttttaaaatttgagacatgCTCTTGCTCTATACAGCTAATGTTACCTCCACACTGTGTAGCTTAGAGCAGCCTGGCACTCAGAGTTCCCCCTGAAGGCATGTCGCCCCTGTGTTTTGCAAGTTCTTGTTTGGATTGCAGAAACGGCATTGTCATACAGTGTCTAAGGAGTGGTGGCGATGGCGGGTGGGTCCCTGCTGTGCTTTTCTGTTCAGAATTGGTCCTCCACGGGCAGCCATAGAATAACTCTGCTGCCTCGATGACTTCGTCTGTAGTTAAGGAAAATCAGTTTGCCTGAAACTTGGGTAAGAACTTTTTGCAAATCCTCTGTGCCCTTGACTGCACAGTGGGCCCAGACAGTTTATATCACGAGTGAAAATGGTTAAAACAGTGGAGAGTACTGAGAGAGGCCTGAGACTTtcttacaatttaaaattttagtccAATTACAGTAAAATGCATTTACACTTTGATTTAGCTTTATGTCACGTTTACTAATCTTTATCAAGGGAAATCACCTGTCACCTGATGTATACTGTAccattctgccttcctgtctAGAGTCTCCTGGGACTCTCCTACTCATTGCTTGCCTGTGCCTTGTGGCCGATGGTGGCATTTGTGGTTCCCGAGCACCAGCTGGGAACTGCGTACGGATTGTAAGTATTGCATTTTCACCGCGTGTCGTACATGTTGCCTTCTGCTGTATCAGTTCTCCTAATACCCCATGTGTCCCAGTTGTAGTTATGCTCAGAGTTCTGGGCCAGCGCTGAACCCGCAGATGACGAGAAATGTCAGtgaatgcattcttttttttttttttttcttttttttttttttttttttttttctttttaccagcTGGCCTGACCCGAGCCGCTGCCCGCCCCGATGCGGATTAGCGGAAGTGGCAGTGAATGCATTCTTAAGCGACTGCCGTGGTGTTTCTGGTCACTTTCCCTACTTGTGGTCTGAGGAAAACAACCCAGTGCAGGAGGGTTTAATTTAGGTCCTGGTTTTAGAGATTTCTTGGCTCCACTGattctgggcctgtggtgaggcagatcCATCACGGCAGCTGAGAAGCGGCCGTCACACTGCCCTTTTATTTTACCGCAGGCCTCTAGCCTTTGGGAGGTGCTTGCCCGTGTCTAGGTCTTTCCCACCGAGGTCATTCCTCCAGACATGACCAACAGACATGCCTAGAAGAGTACTTTTCTGTTAGGTACTTCTTAGTCCAGTCAGATGTAGTTACACTTGGCTGTCCAACAAGGTAAGCCCCTAGCAAGACAGTTGGAGTAAGCCAAAGCCCCTAAGAGGCGATCGCAGACATGACCACTCCTGTCCATCTGAGCCCTTCGCAGGGGGAGGGTGATCCATATCCCAGGCCCccaaaggcggggggggggggggggggtgcagctgCTCCTGTGGCTGCTGTGCAGAAAGCTCTCCCTTTCATTCATCAGATGGGCATTTCATACTATACTTGTCCTGCGGCCGATGGTCTAGTCGCTGGAGACAGTCCAGGATAAACTCCAAAATCTGCTGGGTGtgattaatcctagcactctagggtcagagccaggtagatctttaTGAAGTTCGGgcaagcttggtctacaaagtgagttccagggcagccagggctacatagcttccttgtctcaaaaaactaacatCTGTCCATGTCTGAAAGTCTCTCCTGACGCCAGCAGCGTGTGGTTTTTGATGCTAGTGTTAATAATGAAGTTAGTCTGTGTGAAGACCTTTGGGAATGACATGCTATTTTATCCTGAAATCCTAGCATGCAGTCCATTCAGAACCTCGGGCTGGCCGTCATCTCCATCCTTGCTGGCACGATCCTGGATACTCGGGGATACTTGCTTTTGGAGGTTTTCTTCATTGCCTGTGTTTCCTGTGAGTGTGCCATGTGGCAGCATTTGACTTCTTATAACGTGGagtaaaatgttcatatttttacAGTTAGGTTTTGCCATATCATTTAAAGTGAGCTAGACAGTGTGCCTGAGCTAGTAAGGGCAGAAAGCCAAGCTCTGCCTTCTGGGCTCCAAACTGGCTCTTGGTGGAAAGTTAAGCGTGAAGTTTtgatttgttcatttataaaGGCACACGGTGTCTTCAGAGGAGAAATCCCTGCAGACCTGGCCATGAGCTGCCAAGAGTtctgaggaggagaagagaggaaggagggtgtgtgtgtgtgtgtgtgtgtgtgtgtgtgatgtgtctgctcccttcctcctcttgtgGCATGTCAGCAGTTTGCTGGCCCTATCATTCCTGGCTAATAAGCAGTGATCCCTGTAGGGTAAACGATGTGGCACTTGAGAGCTTTCAGAAACAAAATAGTGCAGTGTTTTAAAATGCCAATTACCTTGGTTAGGGTTTCCAACGCTGTGGGGAGACACCATGAGCACGGCAACTCTAATAAGGAAGCATTTAAgtgggtctggcttacagtttcagaggttcagtccgttatcatcatggtgggaagcatggccacatgtaggcagacgtggtgctggagaggagctgagagttctgaactccaggcagcaggaagtgaactgtgtaacACACTGGGCACAGTTTGTGCAcacctgagacctcaaagcccaccgcacagtgacacacttctcccagcaaggccacacctaacaGTGCCcctctctgtaggccaggcatTCAAACACCTGAGTCTGTGGAGCCATAGCTGTTCAAACCACGGCACCAATGGAGAGGAGTTTGGTTTATGCTTTAGTTTTGGTTACACAGGCGGCGTTTACAAAGTGTCCCTTGTGTTTTCCAGTGGCACTTTTCGCCGTGGTCTGTCTGTATTTGGTGAACCGTGCTCGAGGTAAGCAGCTCTCATGATCTTCTTGAGGCCAGtgttttattagtgtgtgttAGTGATCTCCATGTTTATAATCACACTTTCTGAAACCTCCCCTTCTATCGAAATTGCCCTTAGGCTTTTTCCTCTCTAGTAAGATCGTGTTTCATAATATAAAATCTCAGGTGTATGTTAGCAAAACTCCTGAAGCCCCTCATGCCGTctcatttctaaaaaataaaaagtaaattaattttcattttaaggtTGAACATATTTGGTTTAGAattagaaataatatatatattttttttaccaGTACACACTAATATGCGTTAGTGTATTTTTATAAGAACTTGATGTTGTCTTTATTAATCTTGATAATTGCTTGTGCCTCAAGGGCATGATATGCTTAAGAGAATATAACACaataaatttagatttattttaatgtttcttaacTTTCAGTGATACTGACATTTAATACAGTGTTTCAGTTAAAGAACCTGAAGCAACACATACCTTCAAACTTAAATATACAAAGCTAAAATTAAAGTGtgactatatatttttctttcttatctttcatAACTTTTTGtgcaaatatttatgtatgtgtgattgAATTTTAATTACATCGCTTAAAATGGCTACTCGTTTACATTTTAGGTGGGAATCTAAATTATTCCGCAAAACAAAGGGAAGAATTAAAACTTTCTCATACCGAGTGAGTATCCAGAGGGAGAAAATTGTATCCTGAAAATTTTAACTGTGAGCATTTTATTTCAAGGTAGATTTGGACTTTAAAGATATTaagtttttttcttgatttttaagaGCTCTCAGGTCTGGAAAGAGCACTACAAGACTCGTACTTATTTCAGAAAATTTAAGATGAATATCAAGTCTTAAAGGCAGACATGGAAAAGAAGTGAGCTTCTTGCCTTCTGGGCAGTGCAGGCTGTGGGATTTGAGTTTAGTAGAGCAAGGCCTGGCCCTCTGCCCTGTGCTGGGCTGTGCCCTTCCGTTCTTCCAGtctgccttttaaaaagtaattaagaaggccaggcggtggtggcgcacgcctttaatcccagcacttgggaggcagaggcaggcagatctctgagttcgaggccagcctgggctaccaagtgagttccaggaaaggtgcaaagctacacagagaaaccctgtctcgaaaaacgaaacaaaacaaaacaaaagtaattaaGGTAACGTTTCATCTTGCCCTGTGTCCCATTGtcattctgttgctgggataaaatgccCTGGCcagaagcagcttggggaggaaactgtttcttccaggtcacaatctcatccatcactgagagaggtgggggcaggagcctGAAGCTGAAGGCTGCCTCTGGCTCCCTCTCACTGGCTCACGCTGACCCACCTTTCATGTACAGCCCATGGCTGCCTGTGTAGGGATGATGCTGTCCCACGTGCACTGGGatgcatcaattagcaatcaggTCAGTGCCCCACAGATGGGCCCACAGACATGCCAGTCTGACCCAGGCAGGTCTTCAGTTTGTTTAAACAGCACGTGTGTTACATTCTGTCCCTGGGGACTCTAGGCTATGTCCAGTTGGCATCCTAGAATCAGTATGCTGTTCGCTTTTTTCAGATTCCTTCATAACAGATGATGTAGTGTGGGGTTATGTTATTGTTTTATAAGAACGTGCTAAAACATGGTGGTAATTCTGTTTCCTGTTATTTCTAAAGATTCTAGCCACTAAACTTACgatttaaagatgtatttgtaAACATACACATCATCTGACGTTAAGTTTTGTGACTTGAATAGGTTGAAGCCTGGCATAATAGCCTGTGTTTTTTAAAGCAGGATGGTGCTCTTGTTTTTCATGTTAAAAATTGGAAACGAAGGGTTTCAGAGCTGGTTCAGTGATTAAGTGTATGCTGTCCTTACTGATGCCCAGAagtcagttcccagtgcccatgtcgGGTATCTCACCACCTCCAGGGCACCCAGGGGcctcctctgtgggcacctgcactcatatgcacccCCATCCCAATAAAAACGATAACGTCTTACACTGTGCAGCTTATAAagttacagttttcattttgagagttgtgtggagcttttttttttcccctcagctgCTTTTTGGTGatttcttgtattttgttttgcagATAAGACTCTGAAATGATTGTCTGGAGAATAGGCAACACGCACCACTGATTGGAAACCttcatgaagattttttttttcttttaaaaaaagttatttagaaaaataatagagtggaaaacatatttatattttaaatatacctaCTAAAAGTGTGTTCATGCAGACTGTTTTAGCCTGTGGTTTTTGTAAGATGTGATACTAACGAATTCTAATCAACAGTGAACAGTTTAGAAAATTGGTCTGGAACATTCAGTGAGGTTAAGGACCAATCGTAATGGTCTGCAATATTCTGTTGGGGTAGTTTTTAGTACATGCATTCTCAGGATGAACGTTTTCTATATaacagggaaaaggaaaaggataaAAACCACAAAATATGAGGGGGTGGAACAGAAGATGTTACATACAGAATAAGTGATGAGATTTTAGCAGGCGCTCTCTGTTTCATAGAGAATGGTGTACAATTGCTTCCTGATCTCCACTAGGAGATCATGAGTGTCATTAATGATGGCTGCTGAGCAGCAAACTttggagtgttttgtttgttgttgttgtttttcctatcAGGGACATAATTTGTAGTACAAACTACCTGAagagtttttttccccttaaagacAATATAAAAGCATCCTTCAATTTATGATGGCTACCTATGTACATGGGTA contains:
- the Mfsd1 gene encoding major facilitator superfamily domain-containing protein 1 isoform X1: MEEDEEVRALLGDRPEGDSAVPGAPRALPALCDPSHLAHRLVVLLLMCLLGFGSYFCYDSPSALQTQVKRDMQVNTTKFMLLYAWYSWPNVVLCFLGGFLIDRVFGIRWGTVIFSCFVCIGQVIFALGGIVNAFWLMEFGRFVFGIGGESLAVAQNTYAVSWFKGKELNLVFGLQLSMARIGSTVNMNLMGWLYTKIETALGSAGHTTLGVTLMIGGVTCILSLICALVLAYLDRRAEKILHKEQGKTGEVIKLTDIKDFSLPLWLIFLICVCYYAAVFPFIGLGKVFFIEKFRFSSQSASAINSIVYVISAPMSPVFGLLVDKTGKNVIWVLCAVATTLVSHMMLAFTFWNPWIAMSLLGLSYSLLACALWPMVAFVVPEHQLGTAYGFMQSIQNLGLAVISILAGTILDTRGYLLLEVFFIACVSLALFAVVCLYLVNRARGGNLNYSAKQREELKLSHTE
- the Mfsd1 gene encoding major facilitator superfamily domain-containing protein 1 isoform X2 — translated: MEEDEEVRALLGDRPEGDSAVPGAPRALPALCDPSHLAHRLVVLLLMCLLGFGSYFCYDSPSALQTQVKRDMQVNTTKFMLLYAWYSWPNVVLCFLGGFLIDRVFGIRWGTVIFSCFVCIGQVIFALGGIVNAFWLMEFGRFVFGIGGESLAVAQNTYAVSWFKGKELNLVFGLQLSMARIGSTVNMNLMGWLYTKIETALGSAGHTTLGVTLMIGGVTCILSLICALVLAYLDRRAEKILHKEQGKTGEVIKLTDIKDFSLPLWLIFLICVCYYAAVFPFIGLGKVFFIEKFRFSSQSASAINSIVYVISAPMSPVFGLLVDKTGKNVIWVLCAVATTLVSHMMLAFTFWNPWIAMSLLGLSYSLLACALWPMVAFVVPEHQLGTAYGFMQSIQNLGLAVISILAGTILDTRGYLLLEVFFIACVSLALFAVVCLYLVNRARGGNLNYSAKQREELKLSHTE